Genomic DNA from Prunus persica cultivar Lovell chromosome G1, Prunus_persica_NCBIv2, whole genome shotgun sequence:
AAGAAAGATGCAAATTTCGAAGATTAAAATCCGTAATGGGAGGAAATGAGGCATGTAGAAGGATATTGTTCTTAATTGGTACAGTCCagatagaaaaaaagaaaagagcacgaagaagaagaaagggagtaGAAATACAAAAAGTCTGGTAACAATCTGAGATTTGAAGCACCATAGTGGCCTTTGAAAGTTCTGGTCTGGTCCCCTACTATGGCTAATGGCATAGtgcattttgctttctctgttcttcaactttttcttatttttgatGCCGCAAATGGGAAAACCCATCGCCATAACTTTGTGGTgtgtactctctctctctctctctctctctctctctctctctctctctctctctctacaatcATGTTTGTAAATTGCACGCCCTTTTGCAGGTGAAGTCATCTTCTTATACTCGACTATGTAGCACTAAAGACATCTTGACTGTGAATGGGCAATTTCCAGGGCCAAGTTTGAAAGCTCATAGAGGAGATAAAATGATCATTAAGGTCTATAACAAGGCAAACTACAATATCACTTTTCATTGGTACGTGGCTTACTTGAgcaattttataaatatatatgttttgccAACGAGGTCTAGCCTAGTGTAAATTGGCCTTGATTTGTAGATCGGCGGTCTTACATTTTTGAACCCCATAGCGCTTTGTAGTGTTTGTGTGTGAGCAATCCCCCTTCTCTTTGTAGTTTTAAGCTATCGCTTGCATTCAAAAGTAAGCAAATATACATGTTATGATGATCAATTTGATTAGAATGTACAttcaatttgcaggcatggaattAAGCAGCCAAGAAATCCCTGGTCAGATGGACCTGAGTATATTACACAGTGCCCGATTAGGCCAGGAAACAAGTACACTTACAAAATTGAGTTTACAACAGAAGAAGGAACAATGTGGTGGCATGCACACAGTGGATGGGCAAGAGCAACAGTTCATGGTGCCATTTTGGTCTATCCAAAGCCTGGTTCTCACTATCCCTTCTCCAAACCCTATGCAGAGGTTCCAATCATACTAGGTAACATAGGAAGATAATTACAATTAAACCCTAAAAGTTGTGACAATAATATATGCTTGCTATTAAATTGGCTCCATTTGGAAAGGGGATGTCAAATCTGGAGATtttgattatatttttaaattgtttactTGGAAagaaatatgtatatatagcaGAAGAAATCCACCAACTTCAAAATCATTCATTGTATATACCAAGTGATATTGAATTCATAGCATATATTGCGTTGTATTGTATGTAGTAATTTGaaatacattatatttatagtatttttatgacttttcccaaaaaaacTATAGCTTATTTGCCAAATTCTTTTTCTATCCAAATCAAACCTCATTTCTTTTGATGCTATAGATAGGCTTACTTtaaaaggaatttttttaataaatttgtttGGGGAATCCATAATGCAGCACAGATTGACATAGATAGTACTCCGAAAACGCTATTAAAAGTATGAGTTAGcgtaaacaaaagaaatgtgTCCGTCGACACTACGAAACACACCAAGTCTTTTCATAGCATTTTTGAAACATTATTATCCAAAATTTTAGTCAATAGCGTTTGCAAAGCATATGTATATGGCTTTGGCCACATATATTTTCAAAGCATCAAGGCTTTCTTCAGTAACCCTAatattcttcttgttgtaTAGGTGAATGGTGGAAGAAAAATGTAATGGAGATACCAAGAAATGCAAATATAACAGGAGGAGAGCCTATATTGTCAGATGCATATACCATAAATGGGAAACCAGGCCATCTCTATCCATGCTCCAAATCAGGTATATCCAAACTCATCAGGAAATCCATATACATAGATAGTCTTAATAAAGaaataacaattaaatttgaactacttaattacaaatacatatatgtatatgtcacttaagtattattttttttcttcacaagGGCAATATTCTAAACTATTTTAATGTACGGGAAGGGGGGTTCGAACTTTGATACAAGTGGACGAACACACTGCCTTGGCTAACTAACCTAACACACATGTTTGCATGGGTTAAGTATTAATTGATAACATTATAATGTAACATGTATGCATGCAGGGATTTTCGAAATGACAGTGGAGCATGGAAAAACCTATCTGCTTCGGATAATTAGCGCAGTAATGGATGAAGAGCTTTTCTTTGGCATAGCAAACCACAAAATGATATTGGTAGGAAGAGACGGATCCTACACAAAACAAGTTGTGACCTCTTACATTATGATAGCTCCTGGCCAATCCATGGATGTTTTATTACAAGCAAACCAACCCCCAAGCTTCTATTTCATGGCTGCAAGAGCATATTCAAGTGCCATTGGAGCTGGTTTTGACAAAACCATGACAACGGCCATTCTCAAATACCAAGCTTCATACCATGAACCTCCCGAATTCCCTCATTATAAATTTCCACATCTGCCCCCTTATGATAGAACACAAGCATCAACTGACTTCACCAAGAGAATCAGGAGCCTTGCAACAAAAGATCACCCAACCAACGTCCCATTACATGTAAACACCCACCTCTTCTTCACCATTTCAGTAAACCTCCTTAATTGTAGTAACAAACCATGCACTGGTCCTTTTGGTAAAAGATTTGCTGCCAGTGTGAACAACATAAGCTTTGTCGCCCCATCCATCGACATACTTCGAGCTTACTACTATAAGATCCCGGGAGTTTTCGAGAATGATTTTCCCAAAAAACCCCCAATGGAATTTAATTATACCGGTGAAGATCTTCCTGAGAACCTGTTGACACCTTCCTACGGCACGAAGGTGGTGGTTTTGGAGTACAATGCGAGTGTTGAGCTGGTTTTGCAAGGAACTAATGTCCTAGCAAGTGATAACCATCCTGTGCATTTGCATGGatataacttttatgttgttgGCTGGGGCTTTGGAAACTTCAATCCCAAGAAAGACCCTTTGAATTATAACCTTGTTGATCCCCCAGAGGAGAATACAGTTGGAGTCCATAAGAATGGTTGGGTTGCAATCAGATTCAGAGCTGATAATCCAGGTCAACTATCCATTTTCTATTATACTAAATCTTcataaaattcatatataaCTTTGTTTATGATCttcatttaaatttcaaaaattcatATCTAATTATTTGTATGGTTGATGCAGGTGTGTGGTTGATGCATTGTCACATAGAGCGCCACCAAACATGGGGAATGACTGTGGTATTCCTAGTCAAAAATGGTAATAGTcctcaaaataaaattctacCACCACCTCACGATTTGCCTACTTGTTGAGGGGAGCACGTCCTCTTGTTATAACTGGATTTATATTTAGTgtaataaatatgaaaaacgTGAATTCATATATGTATTGAGCTTAGAGCGCTCAAAAGAAAACTTAATTTTGTAAGTCATATTCATAATGCTAACAATTTTGTGTTGCTCAAGCAAGAGTGTATGTTTATATTACTTGCTCATGTTTTGTGTCATATCGATCGACTCACTTTTTCAACAAGGAGGTACTCaaggaaaattggatgaataCATTATCTGTCTTAGTCCAATAGACTTCCATCCTTGTTCTCTTTGGTGGTATCTTTTCAGGAATGAAGAGTCTGTTTGCCCTTCCTCTCTTGATTTTCCAGTTGTAGGCCTAGTTTTCCTCCACATCTACTCCCCCACTACTCTTCAGCCATTTCACCTCTCTCAccctttttttcctctcaTACGTACACTCACCCTCTATCAGTCCATTTCTCTCCCCCTTTCCAAGAAAACTTAAACCCTAAAATCCTCCTCTTTCTCTAGAATTTTCTTGGTTGTCTACTTGTTTGTTGCTGTTGTTTCTCCCCTACAACCCATCCTCGTATCTGAGATCATGTTATGGAGGTGTGGGCTTTGCAGTTTAATGGTCCATTTGGACCAATACCTGCTCATGGATCACTTGAGCATGATGAATGTTGGTGGCGCTTCCTTCTCTAATCCCACGCTTTACAGATCCCCTTTGATGGTTCCCCTGaaccttctccttcttcctaTAGCTGCGGCGGCGACGATGACTGCTCGGTGTTTCTAGGGTTTGATTCTaggatttttgtgttttggggGTTACCATTAGACCATTACTCGAGTATTTATTGTCCCCTTTTGActtttacttttccagagtTATTATCCGTATAAATAATTTAGTATTTTCTCGTTTAATActcgtattatacacatacgtatgcatttttcaataatacttcCGTTTTTTGTACAGGTCTTAAAGGCTCGGTAAAATacaagttttttaaaaagcaaacatacaatacatatattttacacgtacgtacatatttttcatgtttaatacacgcaGTGTTTACAAAGTTTTCAATGATACACACCAAATTCAAGTATTATCCacataattttcacatattattgaattaaaataatatatattaaaataaattattgtaaaatattatatagtggccgAACTTTTCAGTTGTAGCTtaccaaaattataattttttttcataaatcgtatagccgtgcggctatactgggcttttttattaaaatttttaaataaatcgtatagccgtcGGCCATACTgggctttttttaattaaaaaatagcctagccgcccggctatactccgatgttttttaaaaaaatttaaaaaataaatagcatagccgtgcggctatactttttaaaatttttaataaatagtatagccgcacggctatactctttaatatataatatatttaaaaagtacagccgcccggatATACCCCtttttttggaaattaatagtatagccgagcggctatacttttttgttttgtttttttttgcgcCGCTTAGGTTTTAGGGTTAGGCGGGTcccatacttttttttttggaagccCATAGTCCACGAAGTCTACCAA
This window encodes:
- the LOC18791644 gene encoding laccase-14, translated to MANGIVHFAFSVLQLFLIFDAANGKTHRHNFVVKSSSYTRLCSTKDILTVNGQFPGPSLKAHRGDKMIIKVYNKANYNITFHWHGIKQPRNPWSDGPEYITQCPIRPGNKYTYKIEFTTEEGTMWWHAHSGWARATVHGAILVYPKPGSHYPFSKPYAEVPIILGEWWKKNVMEIPRNANITGGEPILSDAYTINGKPGHLYPCSKSGIFEMTVEHGKTYLLRIISAVMDEELFFGIANHKMILVGRDGSYTKQVVTSYIMIAPGQSMDVLLQANQPPSFYFMAARAYSSAIGAGFDKTMTTAILKYQASYHEPPEFPHYKFPHLPPYDRTQASTDFTKRIRSLATKDHPTNVPLHVNTHLFFTISVNLLNCSNKPCTGPFGKRFAASVNNISFVAPSIDILRAYYYKIPGVFENDFPKKPPMEFNYTGEDLPENLLTPSYGTKVVVLEYNASVELVLQGTNVLASDNHPVHLHGYNFYVVGWGFGNFNPKKDPLNYNLVDPPEENTVGVHKNGWVAIRFRADNPGVWLMHCHIERHQTWGMTVVFLVKNGNSPQNKILPPPHDLPTC